From Marinobacterium sp. LSUCC0821, a single genomic window includes:
- a CDS encoding heme lyase CcmF/NrfE family subunit produces the protein MIAELGTYSLILAMFLSALLAIIPLVGASRSSLILVNYARPLSVGVTLFIGISFAALVYAFVTNDFSVVYVANNSNTALPWFYRVSAVWGGHEGSLLLWVLILALWVLAVALKSKALPLDIIGRVLGVLGIILTGFLSFVIFTSSPFDRNLPRAPLEGADLNPLLQDFGLIVHPPMLYMGYVGFSVAFAFAIAALLSGRMDAAWARWSRPWTNIAWAFLTLGIALGSWWAYYELGWGGWWFWDPVENASLMPWLVGTALIHSLAVTEKRGVFKSWTLLLAIFAFSLSLLGTFLVRSGVLTSVHAFASDPERGFYILGLLALTIGGSLLLYAIRAAELKSESSFTLISRETLLLVNNVILTVIAFTVLLGTVYPLFVDALGMGKMSVGPPYFNALTVPLGALLMLFLGIGALVRWRRTDGSKLLKRLTWPVVASIVLGVATLEVAGYEADLWTNVGVVLAYWILLCGLLDLKDRVGNRQTSLIESLRKLPRAYYGMHLAHLGMAVLAVGVAMVSMFTEHRDLRMAPGDRQEVGVYTFQFEGTRHVEGPNYQSDQGIIKVFKNGEPYKVLMPEKRLYTARGNVMTEAAIDPGFFRDLYVALGEPLEGGAWAIRLQFKPYVRWLWLAGLMMMAGGFLAASDKRYRKMAKRDAANA, from the coding sequence GTGATTGCTGAACTAGGAACCTACTCCCTCATCCTTGCGATGTTTTTAAGTGCGCTACTGGCGATAATCCCGCTGGTAGGTGCATCTCGCTCAAGCCTAATTCTTGTTAACTATGCACGCCCGCTCTCAGTGGGTGTGACACTATTTATCGGTATCAGTTTTGCAGCTCTTGTGTACGCTTTTGTCACAAACGATTTCAGTGTTGTCTACGTAGCTAACAACTCAAATACTGCGCTCCCATGGTTTTATCGTGTCAGCGCTGTATGGGGTGGGCATGAAGGTTCACTGTTACTTTGGGTTTTGATTCTGGCGTTATGGGTGCTTGCTGTAGCGCTTAAAAGTAAAGCATTGCCCTTGGATATCATCGGTCGAGTACTTGGCGTGCTGGGGATTATCCTAACCGGTTTTCTATCCTTCGTAATCTTTACCTCTAGCCCCTTTGATCGAAATCTGCCGCGTGCGCCATTAGAGGGAGCGGACCTCAACCCGCTACTCCAAGACTTCGGTTTGATCGTTCACCCACCAATGCTCTATATGGGCTATGTTGGTTTTTCAGTGGCGTTTGCTTTTGCTATTGCCGCGCTCTTAAGCGGTCGTATGGATGCGGCTTGGGCACGTTGGTCTCGCCCCTGGACAAACATCGCTTGGGCATTTCTAACGCTCGGTATTGCTCTAGGTAGTTGGTGGGCATACTACGAGCTTGGCTGGGGCGGCTGGTGGTTCTGGGATCCAGTAGAGAACGCATCGCTTATGCCTTGGCTTGTGGGGACTGCGTTGATCCACAGCCTTGCTGTGACAGAAAAGCGTGGTGTGTTTAAAAGCTGGACCTTGCTACTTGCGATCTTTGCGTTTTCGTTGAGCCTGTTAGGTACATTCCTGGTGCGTTCAGGGGTGCTCACTTCGGTTCACGCTTTTGCATCTGACCCTGAACGTGGTTTCTATATCCTTGGGCTGCTAGCGTTGACGATAGGCGGTTCACTGTTGCTCTATGCTATCCGTGCTGCTGAATTGAAGAGTGAGTCGAGCTTTACTTTGATCTCACGCGAAACGCTGCTACTCGTTAATAACGTGATACTCACCGTCATAGCATTTACGGTGCTCTTGGGTACCGTGTATCCGCTATTTGTAGATGCCCTAGGTATGGGCAAGATGTCCGTTGGACCTCCATACTTCAACGCCCTAACGGTACCTCTCGGTGCGCTCTTGATGCTCTTCTTAGGTATAGGCGCTCTGGTTCGCTGGCGTCGCACAGACGGTTCGAAGCTTCTAAAACGCCTCACTTGGCCGGTAGTTGCATCCATTGTATTGGGTGTTGCTACGCTTGAGGTTGCGGGGTACGAGGCAGATCTATGGACCAATGTTGGTGTGGTTTTAGCCTATTGGATTCTTCTATGTGGTCTATTGGATCTTAAAGACCGTGTAGGAAATCGCCAGACATCGTTGATTGAGTCGCTACGAAAACTACCTCGCGCTTACTACGGTATGCATTTAGCCCACTTGGGTATGGCTGTTTTGGCCGTTGGTGTGGCTATGGTCTCGATGTTTACTGAGCATCGTGATCTGCGCATGGCACCAGGTGATCGTCAGGAGGTGGGTGTCTACACCTTCCAGTTCGAGGGTACTCGCCATGTTGAGGGTCCTAACTATCAGTCAGATCAGGGCATCATTAAGGTGTTCAAAAACGGCGAGCCATATAAGGTTCTAATGCCGGAGAAACGCCTCTACACAGCACGTGGTAACGTCATGACTGAGGCGGCGATTGATCCTGGCTTCTTCCGCGACCTCTATGTAGCCCTTGGTGAGCCACTTGAAGGTGGTGCTTGGGCTATTCGTCTTCAATTTAAGCCCTACGTGCGTTGGTTGTGGTTAGCTGGCCTTATGATGATGGCGGGTGGTTTCTTGGCTGCAAGTGATAAACGCTACCGCAAGATGGCGAAGCGTGATGCGGCTAACGCTTAA
- the ccmB gene encoding heme exporter protein CcmB — MTFKRDMVLAFRRKSELVNPLIFFLIVASLFPIGVSPEPNFLSQLAPGLLWVAALLATLLSMESLFKSDFEDGSLEQLLLSPQPLFLIVLSKVAAHWLMSGLALTLIAPLLGVMLFLPSEGMPGLMLSLLLGTPTLSLIGAIGAALTVGLRRGGVLISLLVLPLYIPVLIFGSSAVQAAVTGLPLSGYLALLGALLALALALAPIAAGAALRISVSG, encoded by the coding sequence ATGACGTTTAAGCGTGACATGGTGCTGGCGTTTAGGCGTAAAAGTGAGCTGGTTAATCCACTCATATTCTTTCTGATTGTCGCGTCGCTATTTCCAATCGGCGTAAGTCCAGAGCCGAACTTTCTTTCGCAACTAGCACCTGGGCTGCTTTGGGTTGCGGCGCTTTTAGCGACTCTTCTTTCAATGGAGTCTCTGTTTAAATCGGACTTTGAAGATGGCTCGCTCGAGCAGTTGTTACTCAGCCCTCAGCCTCTATTTCTGATTGTGCTTTCGAAAGTGGCGGCGCACTGGTTGATGTCAGGTCTCGCGCTCACGCTAATTGCACCGCTCTTGGGTGTGATGCTATTCCTGCCTAGCGAAGGGATGCCGGGCCTCATGCTCAGTCTTCTATTGGGCACACCGACACTTTCGCTCATTGGCGCAATTGGTGCAGCACTGACTGTTGGGCTACGTCGCGGTGGCGTTTTAATCTCACTGTTAGTATTGCCGTTGTATATTCCTGTGCTCATATTTGGGTCGAGTGCCGTACAAGCGGCTGTGACAGGTTTGCCTCTATCAGGTTACCTCGCACTGCTAGGCGCTCTATTAGCATTGGCTTTAGCACTTGCTCCGATAGCGGCAGGTGCTGCATTAAGAATTTCTGTAAGCGGATAG
- a CDS encoding heme ABC transporter permease, whose translation MASNWLPRWFYQLASPRWCYAFTGKLIPWFALVGGLLMAVGIVWGLAFAPSDYQQGNSFRIIYLHVPTAILAQSFYMLMAIAGAIGLIWKIKVADMVAKSVAPLGAAIAVLALATGAIWGKPTWGSWWVWDARLTSMLVLLFLYLGVIALNSAIESETTAAQSTAVLALVGLVNIPIIKYSVEWWNTLHQPATFKITEKPAMPPEMWMPLLVMVIACYMVFGLALMLRLRNEILQRERRSGWVKELLAGTKG comes from the coding sequence ATGGCTAGTAACTGGTTACCTCGTTGGTTTTATCAATTGGCATCGCCGCGTTGGTGTTATGCCTTCACAGGTAAATTAATTCCTTGGTTTGCTCTAGTGGGTGGGCTGTTGATGGCTGTTGGTATCGTCTGGGGATTGGCGTTTGCTCCTTCAGATTACCAGCAGGGTAATAGCTTTCGAATCATCTATTTGCATGTGCCTACTGCAATCTTGGCACAAAGCTTCTACATGCTGATGGCTATTGCCGGCGCTATTGGATTGATTTGGAAGATCAAAGTTGCCGATATGGTTGCTAAATCTGTGGCGCCTTTAGGTGCGGCAATCGCAGTGCTAGCACTGGCTACGGGTGCAATTTGGGGTAAACCTACTTGGGGCTCTTGGTGGGTTTGGGATGCGCGACTAACATCCATGCTTGTGCTGCTTTTCCTTTACCTGGGTGTTATTGCACTCAACTCAGCTATCGAGAGTGAAACAACTGCGGCACAATCAACAGCGGTATTGGCGCTTGTAGGTTTAGTGAATATTCCGATTATCAAATACTCGGTAGAGTGGTGGAACACCCTGCACCAGCCTGCGACCTTTAAGATTACTGAAAAACCAGCTATGCCTCCTGAGATGTGGATGCCTCTGCTAGTGATGGTCATAGCCTGTTACATGGTATTTGGGTTGGCATTGATGCTACGTCTCAGAAACGAAATTCTTCAGCGTGAACGTCGCAGCGGTTGGGTTAAAGAGCTTTTGGCGGGCACCAAAGGTTAA
- a CDS encoding DsbE family thiol:disulfide interchange protein translates to MRKLFLFAPLAIFLGLGFFLWKGLYLDPRALPSALLDKPMPAFELQSLNGDKQLTVADLKGDVALVNVWATWCPTCKEEHQVLNQIAQEGVTIFGINYKDERPKAQDWLKKYLNPYKAVIFDPDGRLGLDLGVYGAPETYIIDANGVIKFRHVGAVDQQVWQKLKAIMEQVKGGKA, encoded by the coding sequence ATGAGAAAGTTATTTCTATTTGCCCCTTTAGCTATATTTTTAGGCTTAGGCTTTTTTCTTTGGAAAGGGCTTTATCTCGATCCGCGTGCACTGCCATCGGCTTTGTTAGATAAGCCAATGCCGGCGTTTGAATTGCAGTCACTTAATGGTGATAAGCAGTTAACAGTTGCTGATCTCAAGGGTGATGTGGCACTGGTAAATGTCTGGGCGACCTGGTGTCCTACCTGTAAAGAGGAGCATCAAGTTCTTAACCAAATCGCGCAAGAGGGCGTTACCATCTTCGGCATTAACTACAAAGATGAACGCCCCAAGGCGCAGGATTGGTTGAAGAAATATTTGAATCCATACAAAGCAGTGATCTTTGATCCGGATGGTCGTTTGGGTCTTGATTTAGGTGTCTATGGTGCCCCTGAAACCTACATTATTGATGCAAACGGCGTAATCAAATTTCGTCACGTTGGCGCTGTCGATCAGCAGGTTTGGCAGAAGCTAAAGGCAATCATGGAGCAGGTTAAGGGTGGTAAAGCATGA
- the ccmD gene encoding heme exporter protein CcmD — translation MAFNSFAEFLNMGGHGLYVWLSYGLGLITIALCIYVPIVQGREVRKSLRRRILREEGKA, via the coding sequence ATGGCTTTTAATTCGTTTGCTGAATTTTTAAACATGGGTGGTCATGGTCTCTACGTCTGGTTGAGCTATGGGCTTGGCCTCATCACGATTGCGCTCTGTATCTATGTTCCTATAGTTCAGGGTCGTGAAGTCCGTAAATCACTACGACGCAGAATATTGCGTGAAGAGGGTAAGGCGTGA
- the ccmE gene encoding cytochrome c maturation protein CcmE — protein MNPKRKKRLIIVLSIVIGVGVAVGLTLYALSQNINLFYSPTQIATGEAPVNTRIRAGGMVVEGSVKRDPNSLRVEFEVTDFAHKVKVNYSGILPDLFREGQGIVAQGELDSSGTLQANEVLAKHDENYMPPEVAEALEKSGKMPKPEAKEFNK, from the coding sequence GTGAATCCTAAACGTAAAAAGCGATTAATCATCGTCCTTTCAATTGTTATTGGTGTAGGTGTTGCCGTTGGTTTAACACTCTATGCATTGAGCCAAAACATCAATCTATTCTACTCGCCAACTCAGATAGCTACTGGTGAAGCGCCTGTTAATACACGTATTCGAGCAGGTGGTATGGTGGTAGAGGGTAGTGTTAAACGCGATCCAAATAGTCTGCGTGTTGAATTTGAAGTGACTGACTTTGCTCACAAGGTCAAAGTGAACTACAGCGGTATCCTTCCAGATCTATTCCGTGAAGGGCAGGGTATCGTTGCCCAGGGCGAGCTTGATAGTTCGGGTACCCTTCAAGCTAATGAAGTGCTTGCTAAACACGATGAAAATTATATGCCACCAGAGGTAGCTGAAGCTCTTGAAAAGAGTGGAAAAATGCCGAAGCCAGAAGCTAAGGAGTTCAACAAGTGA